One genomic region from Lycorma delicatula isolate Av1 chromosome 1, ASM4794821v1, whole genome shotgun sequence encodes:
- the LOC142333235 gene encoding uncharacterized protein LOC142333235 isoform X3, whose protein sequence is MMVQQGCSQMGIPPPAYDMRLPPSDHYPEPVCEIGAFGNNEKMHQNIIVYASEESTHEVACNLCSVTFTNTFALLNHTRLAHRTLKPDDRDKLTSCREFNDAKTGVSQQCSDIKPPSLQSVCPQPTNPGLPDGNKFATRMMCDKSQNTTSPHTCPVCHKSFNKPSDLTRHSIVHTEERPYSCNICSSSFRNSSNLRMHLMTHSDTKPHPCTICEKSFRRLSDLERHSCLHTGARPYGCTICGMAFTTNYNLKIHSMKHNGSLPYPCSQCHKSFSKPSELNRHVVIHTGERPFSCPQCGMRFSNSSNLRNHMITHTGRRPYPCSMCDKAFTRPSDVKRHVLIHTGARPFACQICGLAFADSSNLKKHTLTHTKNKNMNDIYHQNKLAAAASTSSYRCDVCDLVFVGLAELESHLASHGNISKDAFIMKHIEKQTQYECAICGVRFVHAIHLQEHSLSHDREHSFQCEICDKSFAQESFLQQHLLTHTEARPFECPECFKCFKSSSHLKNHVAIHSGVKPYTCETCNKAFLKQASLRRHQQTHERSNPIPCQICGKSFLNMEYLKKHAVTHNDA, encoded by the coding sequence ATGATGGTACAACAAGGATGTTCACAGATGGGAATTCCTCCTCCTGCATATGATATGAGATTACCTCCTTCTGATCACTATCCAGAACCTGTCTGTGAGATAGGAGCATTTGGTAACAATGAAAAAATGCaccaaaatataattgtttatgcTTCAGAAGAAAGTACACATGAAGTAGCTTGCAACTTATGCAGTGTTACATTTACCAACACATTTGCATTGCTTAACCATACCAGGTTGGCTCATCGTACGCTGAAACCTGATGACCGGGATAAATTAACATCTTGCCGTGAGTTTAATGATGCGAAAACAGGTGTTTCACAGCAGTGTTCAGATATAAAACCTCCATCTCTTCAGTCGGTTTGTCCTCAACCTACCAATCCTGGTCTACCTGATGGTAATAAATTTGCTACTCGAATGATGTGCGATAAGAGCCAAAATACCACATCTCCTCACACATGCCCTGTTTGCCACAAATCATTTAATAAACCGTCAGATTTAACACGGCATAGTATTGTTCATACCGAAGAAAGACCTTACAGCTGTAATATATGTAGTTCTAGTTTCAGAAATTCTAGCAACTTAAGGATGCACTTGATGACGCACTCGGATACAAAGCCACATCCATGTACAATCTGTGAGAAATCTTTTCGTCGGCTGTCAGATTTGGAGCGGCATTCTTGTTTGCATACTGGAGCTCGCCCATATGGATGTACAATATGTGGAATGGCATTCacgacaaattataatttaaaaattcattccatGAAGCATAATGGATCTTTACCATACCCATGTTCTCAGTGTCATAAATCTTTTAGCAAACCATCAGAATTAAATCGCCATGTAGTTATTCACACTGGAGAACGTCCTTTTTCATGCCCTCAGTGTGGTATGAGATTTTCAAACTCCAGCAATTTAAGAAATCATATGATTACTCATACAGGAAGACGACCTTATCCTTGTTCTATGTGTGACAAGGCATTTACTAGGCCTTCTGATGTAAAACGTCATGTGTTGATTCATACTGGAGCAAGACCATTTGCTTGTCAAATATGTGGTCTTGCTTTTGCTGATTCATCTAACTTAAAGAAACATACTTTAACacatacaaagaataaaaatatgaatgacaTCTATCATCAGAATAAACTGGCAGCAGCTGCATCGACTTCATCATATAGATGTGATGTTTGTGACCTTGTATTTGTAGGATTAGCTGAATTAGAATCTCATTTGGCATCGCATGGTAATATTTCAAAAGATGCATTTATTATGAAGCATATTGAGAAACAAACACAGTATGAATGTGCTATATGTGGTGTAAGATTTGTCCATGCGATACATTTGCAAGAGCATTCACTGTCACATGATCGAGAACATTCTTTTCAATGTGAAATCTGTGACAAATCTTTTGCTCAAGAGTCATTTCTTCAACAGCACCTTCTAACACATACAGAAGCACGACCATTTGAATGTCCTGAAtgctttaaatgttttaaaagttcatcgcatttaaaaaatcatgtggCAATTCATTCAGGTGTTAAACCATACACTTGTGAAACTTGTAATAAGGCTTTTCTTAAACAGGCTTCCCTGCGTAGACACCAACAAACTCATGAGCGTAGTAATCCAATACCTTGCCAAATTTGTGGAAAATCATTTCTTAATATGGAATATCTGAAAAAACATGCCGTGACACATAATGATGCATAA
- the LOC142333235 gene encoding uncharacterized protein LOC142333235 isoform X1, whose translation MDEKERECKTESIKEEPPNDGSEANDKTTNDFQHRNGNGESQGSQLQLTPDTALRGVSFETLGQMMVQQGCSQMGIPPPAYDMRLPPSDHYPEPVCEIGAFGNNEKMHQNIIVYASEESTHEVACNLCSVTFTNTFALLNHTRLAHRTLKPDDRDKLTSCREFNDAKTGVSQQCSDIKPPSLQSVCPQPTNPGLPDGNKFATRMMCDKSQNTTSPHTCPVCHKSFNKPSDLTRHSIVHTEERPYSCNICSSSFRNSSNLRMHLMTHSDTKPHPCTICEKSFRRLSDLERHSCLHTGARPYGCTICGMAFTTNYNLKIHSMKHNGSLPYPCSQCHKSFSKPSELNRHVVIHTGERPFSCPQCGMRFSNSSNLRNHMITHTGRRPYPCSMCDKAFTRPSDVKRHVLIHTGARPFACQICGLAFADSSNLKKHTLTHTKNKNMNDIYHQNKLAAAASTSSYRCDVCDLVFVGLAELESHLASHGNISKDAFIMKHIEKQTQYECAICGVRFVHAIHLQEHSLSHDREHSFQCEICDKSFAQESFLQQHLLTHTEARPFECPECFKCFKSSSHLKNHVAIHSGVKPYTCETCNKAFLKQASLRRHQQTHERSNPIPCQICGKSFLNMEYLKKHAVTHNDA comes from the exons aAATGGTAATGGTGAATCTCAAGGATCACAACTTCAG CTGACACCAGACACAGCATTGCGTGGAGTCAGTTTTGAGACATTAGGACAAATGATGGTACAACAAGGATGTTCACAGATGGGAATTCCTCCTCCTGCATATGATATGAGATTACCTCCTTCTGATCACTATCCAGAACCTGTCTGTGAGATAGGAGCATTTGGTAACAATGAAAAAATGCaccaaaatataattgtttatgcTTCAGAAGAAAGTACACATGAAGTAGCTTGCAACTTATGCAGTGTTACATTTACCAACACATTTGCATTGCTTAACCATACCAGGTTGGCTCATCGTACGCTGAAACCTGATGACCGGGATAAATTAACATCTTGCCGTGAGTTTAATGATGCGAAAACAGGTGTTTCACAGCAGTGTTCAGATATAAAACCTCCATCTCTTCAGTCGGTTTGTCCTCAACCTACCAATCCTGGTCTACCTGATGGTAATAAATTTGCTACTCGAATGATGTGCGATAAGAGCCAAAATACCACATCTCCTCACACATGCCCTGTTTGCCACAAATCATTTAATAAACCGTCAGATTTAACACGGCATAGTATTGTTCATACCGAAGAAAGACCTTACAGCTGTAATATATGTAGTTCTAGTTTCAGAAATTCTAGCAACTTAAGGATGCACTTGATGACGCACTCGGATACAAAGCCACATCCATGTACAATCTGTGAGAAATCTTTTCGTCGGCTGTCAGATTTGGAGCGGCATTCTTGTTTGCATACTGGAGCTCGCCCATATGGATGTACAATATGTGGAATGGCATTCacgacaaattataatttaaaaattcattccatGAAGCATAATGGATCTTTACCATACCCATGTTCTCAGTGTCATAAATCTTTTAGCAAACCATCAGAATTAAATCGCCATGTAGTTATTCACACTGGAGAACGTCCTTTTTCATGCCCTCAGTGTGGTATGAGATTTTCAAACTCCAGCAATTTAAGAAATCATATGATTACTCATACAGGAAGACGACCTTATCCTTGTTCTATGTGTGACAAGGCATTTACTAGGCCTTCTGATGTAAAACGTCATGTGTTGATTCATACTGGAGCAAGACCATTTGCTTGTCAAATATGTGGTCTTGCTTTTGCTGATTCATCTAACTTAAAGAAACATACTTTAACacatacaaagaataaaaatatgaatgacaTCTATCATCAGAATAAACTGGCAGCAGCTGCATCGACTTCATCATATAGATGTGATGTTTGTGACCTTGTATTTGTAGGATTAGCTGAATTAGAATCTCATTTGGCATCGCATGGTAATATTTCAAAAGATGCATTTATTATGAAGCATATTGAGAAACAAACACAGTATGAATGTGCTATATGTGGTGTAAGATTTGTCCATGCGATACATTTGCAAGAGCATTCACTGTCACATGATCGAGAACATTCTTTTCAATGTGAAATCTGTGACAAATCTTTTGCTCAAGAGTCATTTCTTCAACAGCACCTTCTAACACATACAGAAGCACGACCATTTGAATGTCCTGAAtgctttaaatgttttaaaagttcatcgcatttaaaaaatcatgtggCAATTCATTCAGGTGTTAAACCATACACTTGTGAAACTTGTAATAAGGCTTTTCTTAAACAGGCTTCCCTGCGTAGACACCAACAAACTCATGAGCGTAGTAATCCAATACCTTGCCAAATTTGTGGAAAATCATTTCTTAATATGGAATATCTGAAAAAACATGCCGTGACACATAATGATGCATAA
- the LOC142333235 gene encoding uncharacterized protein LOC142333235 isoform X2, whose amino-acid sequence MKINGNGESQGSQLQLTPDTALRGVSFETLGQMMVQQGCSQMGIPPPAYDMRLPPSDHYPEPVCEIGAFGNNEKMHQNIIVYASEESTHEVACNLCSVTFTNTFALLNHTRLAHRTLKPDDRDKLTSCREFNDAKTGVSQQCSDIKPPSLQSVCPQPTNPGLPDGNKFATRMMCDKSQNTTSPHTCPVCHKSFNKPSDLTRHSIVHTEERPYSCNICSSSFRNSSNLRMHLMTHSDTKPHPCTICEKSFRRLSDLERHSCLHTGARPYGCTICGMAFTTNYNLKIHSMKHNGSLPYPCSQCHKSFSKPSELNRHVVIHTGERPFSCPQCGMRFSNSSNLRNHMITHTGRRPYPCSMCDKAFTRPSDVKRHVLIHTGARPFACQICGLAFADSSNLKKHTLTHTKNKNMNDIYHQNKLAAAASTSSYRCDVCDLVFVGLAELESHLASHGNISKDAFIMKHIEKQTQYECAICGVRFVHAIHLQEHSLSHDREHSFQCEICDKSFAQESFLQQHLLTHTEARPFECPECFKCFKSSSHLKNHVAIHSGVKPYTCETCNKAFLKQASLRRHQQTHERSNPIPCQICGKSFLNMEYLKKHAVTHNDA is encoded by the exons aAATGGTAATGGTGAATCTCAAGGATCACAACTTCAG CTGACACCAGACACAGCATTGCGTGGAGTCAGTTTTGAGACATTAGGACAAATGATGGTACAACAAGGATGTTCACAGATGGGAATTCCTCCTCCTGCATATGATATGAGATTACCTCCTTCTGATCACTATCCAGAACCTGTCTGTGAGATAGGAGCATTTGGTAACAATGAAAAAATGCaccaaaatataattgtttatgcTTCAGAAGAAAGTACACATGAAGTAGCTTGCAACTTATGCAGTGTTACATTTACCAACACATTTGCATTGCTTAACCATACCAGGTTGGCTCATCGTACGCTGAAACCTGATGACCGGGATAAATTAACATCTTGCCGTGAGTTTAATGATGCGAAAACAGGTGTTTCACAGCAGTGTTCAGATATAAAACCTCCATCTCTTCAGTCGGTTTGTCCTCAACCTACCAATCCTGGTCTACCTGATGGTAATAAATTTGCTACTCGAATGATGTGCGATAAGAGCCAAAATACCACATCTCCTCACACATGCCCTGTTTGCCACAAATCATTTAATAAACCGTCAGATTTAACACGGCATAGTATTGTTCATACCGAAGAAAGACCTTACAGCTGTAATATATGTAGTTCTAGTTTCAGAAATTCTAGCAACTTAAGGATGCACTTGATGACGCACTCGGATACAAAGCCACATCCATGTACAATCTGTGAGAAATCTTTTCGTCGGCTGTCAGATTTGGAGCGGCATTCTTGTTTGCATACTGGAGCTCGCCCATATGGATGTACAATATGTGGAATGGCATTCacgacaaattataatttaaaaattcattccatGAAGCATAATGGATCTTTACCATACCCATGTTCTCAGTGTCATAAATCTTTTAGCAAACCATCAGAATTAAATCGCCATGTAGTTATTCACACTGGAGAACGTCCTTTTTCATGCCCTCAGTGTGGTATGAGATTTTCAAACTCCAGCAATTTAAGAAATCATATGATTACTCATACAGGAAGACGACCTTATCCTTGTTCTATGTGTGACAAGGCATTTACTAGGCCTTCTGATGTAAAACGTCATGTGTTGATTCATACTGGAGCAAGACCATTTGCTTGTCAAATATGTGGTCTTGCTTTTGCTGATTCATCTAACTTAAAGAAACATACTTTAACacatacaaagaataaaaatatgaatgacaTCTATCATCAGAATAAACTGGCAGCAGCTGCATCGACTTCATCATATAGATGTGATGTTTGTGACCTTGTATTTGTAGGATTAGCTGAATTAGAATCTCATTTGGCATCGCATGGTAATATTTCAAAAGATGCATTTATTATGAAGCATATTGAGAAACAAACACAGTATGAATGTGCTATATGTGGTGTAAGATTTGTCCATGCGATACATTTGCAAGAGCATTCACTGTCACATGATCGAGAACATTCTTTTCAATGTGAAATCTGTGACAAATCTTTTGCTCAAGAGTCATTTCTTCAACAGCACCTTCTAACACATACAGAAGCACGACCATTTGAATGTCCTGAAtgctttaaatgttttaaaagttcatcgcatttaaaaaatcatgtggCAATTCATTCAGGTGTTAAACCATACACTTGTGAAACTTGTAATAAGGCTTTTCTTAAACAGGCTTCCCTGCGTAGACACCAACAAACTCATGAGCGTAGTAATCCAATACCTTGCCAAATTTGTGGAAAATCATTTCTTAATATGGAATATCTGAAAAAACATGCCGTGACACATAATGATGCATAA